A single Drechmeria coniospora strain ARSEF 6962 chromosome 03, whole genome shotgun sequence DNA region contains:
- a CDS encoding Alternative oxidase, translating into MISIAVRTRSPASRPAAHLARASIVVASSRCSIIPIPRTGYCAATSTEQGHLTASTRLFSTTAVSRLRDFFPASDTPHIQKTKAAWPHHGYTMDEMAAVVPAHRAPRTVGDWVAWKIVRFARYWMDLATGMDRKQQVDKKNPTTAVEAEKPLTEAQWLIRFVFLESIAGVPGMVGGMLRHLNSLRRMKRDNGWIETLLEESYNERMHLLTFMKMCEPGWFMKLMIIGAQGVFFNSIFIVYLIRPKIVHRFVGYLEEEAVHTYTRAIYEIEQGHLPRWSDPKFRIPDIAVEYWNMPEDHRTMKDLILYIRADEAGHRGVNHTLGNLNQSEDPNPFVSTFKDRDVPKPSLKPAGYERSEVI; encoded by the exons TTCCCATCCCGAGAACTGGTTACTGTGCGGCCACGTCCACTGAACAAGGCCACCTCACTGCCTCGACACGGCTCTTCTCGACGACAGCCGTATCTAGGCTTCGCGATTTCTTCCCCGCCAGCGACACGCCTCATATCCAAAAGACAAAGGCCGCCTGGCCGCATCATGGCTACACCATGGACGAGATGGCAGCGGTGGTGCCAGCGCACCGAGCACCTCGAACTGTCGGCGACTGGGTGGCCTGGAAGATTGTGCGTTTTGCACGCTACTGGATGGACCTGGCCACGGGCATGGACCGCAAGCAGCAGGTTGACAAGAAgaatccgacgacggccgtcgaggccgagaagccgTTGACAGAAGCGCAGTGG CTCATTCGATTCGTCTTCCTGGAAAGTATCGCCGGCGTACCAGGTATGGTTGGCGGCATGCTGCGTCACCTCAACAGCCTGCGACGAATGAAGCGAGACAATGGCTGGATCGAGACGCTACTCGAGGAGAGCTACAACGAGCGCATGCATCTCTTGACATTCATGAAGATGTGTGAGCCTGGCTGGTTCATGAAGCTGATGATCATCGGTGCCCAAGGCGTCTTCTTCAACAGCATCTTCATCGTCTACCTTATTCGGCCGAAGATCGTCCACCGATTCGTTGGTTACCTCGAGGAGGAAGCAGTACATACCTACACCAGAGCCATCTACGAAATCGAGCAAGGCCATCTTCCTCGGTGGTCGGACCCCAAGTTTCGCATCCCCGACATTGCTGTGGAG TATTGGAACATGCCTGAGGACCACCGCACCATGAAGGATCTCATTCTCTACATCCGAGCTGATGAGGCCGGTCACCGCGGCGTCAACCATACGCTCGGAAACCTGAACCAAAGCGAAGACCCGAACCCCTTCGTCAGCACGTTCAAGGATCGCGACGTGCCCAAGCCGAGCTTGAAGCCCGCAGGATATGAGCGTTCCGAGGTCATctaa